In Parasegetibacter sp. NRK P23, the genomic stretch GTCGGATATCTCCAACAATATGTTTGTTGAATGCGTCAAGTTGTTCGGCTGGTACCCAAAGTTCATTATGAATTTCGCCTCCCACATTCTGAACTTCATACAAGTCGTAATGACCCCTTTGTAAATCGAATTGTGTAACAATACCACAGAAGCCTGACGCCGGATCTACTGTATTCCAGTCTCTGGCAATCTGTTCCGCATAGGATTGATTCAAAACAGGATAGAAGATGGGCTGCCAGAAGAGCCTGGGCGGAAACGCTGTCCATCCTGAATCGATGATCAGTTCCAGTTCCTTAATGCCTATCGGCCTGTACAATGTGATTGTGTTCATGGTTTATTCCTGTTTTCGCTTCAAGCACAGGGTCATTTATTTTCCAGACCTTCTCAACGGGAACAAGCAGTTCTCCCGTTCGTCCTCTGTCCAATAAAGATTTTTGCGCCTTAACAAATGGCGTGATGTCTTCTATCAGGTTAATCGCGGTTGTTCCATAATGTTGCAGCAGTGTTCCTTTTAAGCCCAACTGAATGGCCCTTCTTGTGCGCTTTTTTCCAAATGGATCGTGGTCGGGATCCCATTGCAGCCGAACCTCTTTTTCCTTCAGGCTTTTTTC encodes the following:
- a CDS encoding ADP-ribosylation/crystallin J1, whose translation is MNTITLYRPIGIKELELIIDSGWTAFPPRLFWQPIFYPVLNQSYAEQIARDWNTVDPASGFCGIVTQFDLQRGHYDLYEVQNVGGEIHNELWVPAEQLDAFNKHIVGDIRPVKVFFGDAFSMPENMAIKNALQIFRSI